One Bradyrhizobium zhanjiangense DNA segment encodes these proteins:
- a CDS encoding MBL fold metallo-hydrolase: MPLWTCETCGAQFPDSGHPPASCPICEDERQYVGWKGQIFLTRETLAERHRVVWRDDLGLTGLSLEPSFAIGQRALLVPLSEGCLMWDCVPMATPEAIAHVRSLGGLKAIAISHPHYYGALADWSEAFGGVPVYLHADDRQWVTRPHASIVHWAGDHHRISDDVMLLRTGGHFAGATVLHWRLGADGTGALLTGDIAQVTMDRRFVSFMYSYPNYTPLNAAAVRRIAAAVEPLAFDRIYGAWWDRNIAAGAKAAFEASVARYLAAIS; encoded by the coding sequence ATGCCACTCTGGACCTGCGAAACCTGCGGCGCGCAATTTCCGGACAGCGGACATCCGCCCGCATCCTGTCCGATCTGCGAGGACGAACGGCAGTATGTGGGTTGGAAAGGGCAGATTTTCCTGACCCGCGAGACGCTGGCAGAGCGCCACCGCGTCGTCTGGCGCGACGATCTCGGCCTGACCGGCCTCTCGCTCGAGCCGAGCTTCGCCATCGGCCAGCGCGCGCTGCTGGTGCCGCTCAGCGAGGGCTGCTTGATGTGGGACTGCGTACCGATGGCAACACCAGAGGCGATTGCGCATGTGCGTTCGCTCGGCGGACTGAAGGCGATCGCAATCTCGCATCCGCATTATTATGGTGCGCTCGCCGACTGGAGCGAGGCGTTCGGCGGCGTGCCGGTCTATCTGCACGCAGATGATCGCCAATGGGTGACCCGGCCACATGCATCGATCGTGCACTGGGCTGGCGATCACCATCGCATTTCCGACGACGTGATGTTGCTGCGCACTGGCGGTCATTTCGCCGGCGCCACCGTGCTGCACTGGCGGCTCGGTGCGGACGGCACGGGCGCGCTGCTCACCGGCGATATCGCGCAGGTGACGATGGATCGCCGCTTCGTCAGCTTCATGTATTCCTACCCCAACTACACGCCGCTCAACGCCGCCGCAGTGCGGCGGATCGCGGCGGCGGTCGAGCCGCTCGCTTTCGATCGCATCTATGGTGCCTGGTGGGACCGCAACATCGCCGCAGGTGCCAAGGCCGCGTTTGAGGCGTCGGTCGCGCGTTATCTGGCGGCCATCTCCTGA
- a CDS encoding MFS transporter, translating to MTSRPSPRIWPLFALNFFMADMQSGIGPFVGVFLQERGWASGLIGTAMTVGNVAGMLVTTPIGGFIDSSRNKRMWVVIPGICVVLASAIILISQNFWAVTFSQVAQSLASAAIVPAVTGITLGIAKQKGFNALNGRNQAYNHAGNMVGAALSGYLGYRLGYFAVFVLAAIFGAIAIACVLMIPAKAIDDRASRGSKEDDSKAPPDAMTMLLKHKPLLVLALALALFHLGNAAIVPLYGLAAVADAQANGPSFVATTIVIAQGVMIVTSLIAMKVASKRNYWPVILISFMFLPIRGVLAFFVTGWWGVVPMQVLDGIGTGLQTVAVPGMVARSLNGTGRINLGQGAVITVQGVGASLSPALGGWIAQWVGYGPTFLLLGGFGLVSMALWLAFGAAVKKY from the coding sequence ATGACATCGCGCCCTTCACCTCGTATCTGGCCCCTGTTCGCGCTCAACTTCTTCATGGCCGACATGCAGTCGGGCATCGGGCCGTTCGTCGGCGTCTTCCTGCAGGAGCGCGGCTGGGCGAGCGGATTGATCGGCACCGCGATGACGGTCGGCAATGTCGCGGGCATGCTGGTCACGACGCCGATCGGCGGCTTCATCGATTCCAGCCGCAATAAGCGCATGTGGGTCGTCATTCCCGGCATCTGCGTGGTACTGGCATCTGCAATCATCCTGATCTCGCAAAACTTCTGGGCCGTCACCTTTTCCCAGGTCGCACAATCGCTGGCGAGTGCCGCGATCGTGCCAGCGGTGACCGGCATCACGCTCGGCATCGCCAAGCAGAAGGGCTTCAACGCACTCAATGGCCGCAACCAGGCGTACAATCACGCCGGCAACATGGTCGGCGCCGCACTGTCGGGCTATCTTGGCTACAGGCTTGGCTATTTTGCCGTTTTCGTGCTGGCGGCCATATTCGGCGCCATCGCGATCGCCTGCGTGCTGATGATCCCCGCCAAGGCGATCGACGATCGCGCCTCGCGCGGCAGCAAGGAGGATGACTCCAAAGCTCCGCCGGATGCGATGACGATGTTGCTCAAGCACAAGCCGCTGCTCGTGCTGGCACTCGCGCTCGCCCTTTTCCATCTCGGCAATGCCGCGATCGTGCCACTCTATGGACTTGCAGCGGTGGCCGACGCCCAGGCCAATGGCCCGAGCTTCGTCGCGACCACTATCGTGATCGCGCAGGGCGTGATGATCGTGACCTCGCTGATCGCGATGAAGGTCGCGAGCAAGCGCAATTACTGGCCAGTGATCCTGATCTCCTTCATGTTCTTGCCCATCCGCGGCGTGCTTGCCTTCTTCGTCACGGGATGGTGGGGCGTCGTACCGATGCAGGTGCTCGACGGCATCGGCACCGGGCTCCAGACGGTTGCCGTCCCCGGCATGGTCGCGCGCTCGCTCAACGGCACCGGCCGCATCAATCTCGGCCAGGGCGCCGTGATCACGGTGCAGGGCGTCGGCGCGAGCCTCAGTCCCGCGCTCGGCGGCTGGATCGCGCAATGGGTCGGCTACGGCCCGACCTTCCTGCTGCTCGGCGGTTTCGGGCTGGTCTCGATGGCGCTGTGGCTGGCCTTCGGGGCGGCAGTGAAGAAATATTGA